In the genome of Saprospira sp. CCB-QB6, one region contains:
- a CDS encoding rhodanese-like domain-containing protein, whose product MNPVFFATVFIVGAIFVWLFFIRGKGQKQQLLPFQNLDIEDWLQALEQRPNAIILDIRGNAALGRDSIPNAVLVNFEQRIQFVEFLHGLDQDQPYFVYCEHGQWAAKACQVMYNNGFKQLYALRGGFAAWQVAQGKDWTI is encoded by the coding sequence ATGAATCCGGTTTTCTTTGCAACGGTATTTATCGTAGGCGCTATCTTTGTTTGGCTGTTTTTTATTCGAGGAAAAGGACAAAAACAGCAGCTTCTTCCCTTCCAGAATTTAGATATTGAAGATTGGTTGCAGGCCCTAGAACAACGGCCCAATGCCATCATTTTGGATATTCGAGGAAATGCGGCCTTGGGCCGAGACAGTATCCCCAATGCCGTTTTAGTCAATTTTGAGCAACGCATACAGTTTGTAGAATTTCTACATGGGCTAGATCAGGACCAGCCTTATTTTGTATATTGCGAGCACGGACAGTGGGCGGCCAAAGCCTGCCAAGTTATGTACAATAATGGTTTTAAACAGCTCTATGCCTTGCGTGGTGGTTTTGCCGCCTGGCAGGTCGCTCAGGGCAAGGACTGGACAATCTAA
- a CDS encoding rhodanese-like domain-containing protein, with amino-acid sequence MSFPNLGPAEFKAAFEADENAVVLDVRTPEEIAEGKIEGAIELNFFDDNFQQEVLKLDANKSYYIYCRSGRRSASACAFLAQNGYAEVTNLDGGMMAWEHTQV; translated from the coding sequence ATGAGCTTTCCTAATCTAGGGCCTGCCGAATTTAAGGCAGCCTTCGAAGCTGATGAAAACGCTGTTGTACTAGACGTACGCACTCCCGAAGAGATTGCCGAGGGTAAGATTGAGGGAGCGATTGAGCTCAACTTCTTCGACGACAATTTTCAACAGGAGGTCCTTAAATTGGACGCCAACAAATCTTATTACATTTATTGCCGCTCTGGCCGCCGCTCAGCAAGTGCTTGTGCATTTTTGGCCCAAAATGGCTATGCTGAAGTCACGAATTTGGACGGAGGCATGATGGCTTGGGAACATACTCAGGTATAG
- a CDS encoding TerC family protein — translation MFEGLAELIASPQAWTALLTLTFMEVILGIDNIVFISIVANKLSEEEQPKARNIGLLLAMVLRVLLLFGISILLQYLTASWGDLHILSFHAQPNGQAVVLILGGVFLLYKTIKEIHHKLEGHNPENNDGTGAKLMDVIIQITIINMVFSVDSILTAIGLTQDLTQSDLNALPVMILGVIFSVLIMIAFAGPIGRYINKHPSIQMLALSFLLLISFMLIAEGGHLAHAAIGDFHIEAIPKGYLYFAIAFSTLVQMLVLRMDKKSEPVVLHSALQEAEERNLLQ, via the coding sequence ATGTTTGAAGGATTAGCGGAATTGATTGCCTCTCCGCAAGCTTGGACTGCCTTGCTGACGCTTACCTTTATGGAGGTCATCTTAGGAATTGACAATATTGTATTCATTTCGATTGTGGCTAATAAGCTCTCGGAAGAGGAGCAGCCCAAGGCGCGAAATATCGGTTTGCTTTTGGCGATGGTCCTTCGGGTATTGCTTCTTTTTGGTATTTCTATTCTCTTGCAGTACCTCACGGCTAGTTGGGGCGATTTACACATCCTAAGTTTTCATGCTCAGCCTAATGGGCAGGCCGTTGTGCTTATTTTGGGAGGGGTGTTTCTCCTCTACAAAACCATTAAAGAGATTCATCATAAGTTGGAGGGGCACAACCCCGAGAACAATGATGGAACAGGGGCCAAGTTAATGGATGTGATTATTCAGATTACCATTATCAATATGGTCTTTTCTGTAGATTCTATTCTTACCGCTATTGGGTTGACCCAAGACCTGACCCAAAGTGATTTGAATGCTTTGCCTGTCATGATCTTAGGGGTAATCTTTTCGGTATTGATTATGATCGCCTTTGCTGGACCTATTGGTCGCTATATCAATAAGCACCCTTCTATTCAGATGTTGGCGCTTTCTTTCTTGCTCCTTATCTCCTTTATGTTAATTGCAGAGGGTGGGCATTTGGCCCATGCTGCGATTGGAGACTTCCATATTGAGGCTATTCCTAAGGGCTATTTGTATTTTGCCATTGCCTTTTCGACCTTAGTACAGATGTTAGTTTTGCGGATGGACAAGAAATCAGAGCCCGTTGTTCTACACTCTGCCTTGCAAGAGGCCGAAGAGCGGAACCTGCTACAATAA
- a CDS encoding mechanosensitive ion channel family protein has translation MRFTNKRLSLLLLLLLPFLAWGQTADPSEKPEANLLTPYDAIYTHLYYLQADHYDASMAARAFYKRGEAGQDLALKLKQIWDGKGLRVSLSRIPEDPMYRDSVGQKNVYIPYPQELPEVYLERNKISGKWHYSRETERAIPQLHKQVYPFGSDILLSVLPQLGQQRFLGLASWQYLGMLILIALSFILHAFISRLFRWTIHFFANSRLGKGHFDEKQVIRMAKVLSYLLVLYIVYTFVPVLQLPIGLSFYLLLMLKLTNTVLFAVLAMRTLAFFRSYLEWLTSRTKTTTDEYLLPIFIRIVNALIIASAFIHALSVCGVNVTALLAGLSLGGLAVALAAQEALRNLLGSMMIYADRPFQIGDFVTVGTVTGTVTDIGFRSTRIKTMDTSVISVPNGNLMNETINNLGERELRRFNTTIGVAYHTPPALIETFIQGLRKLNEAHPHTDKETYYIHLNNMGASSLDVLFMVYFKTNDWGQELAWKEELIFAILRLAEALGVQIAFPSTSVYVETMPGQGSVVPSYEEELQTAQARLDEFIRNMKTNK, from the coding sequence ATGCGCTTTACAAACAAGCGATTATCATTATTACTACTACTTCTTTTACCCTTTTTGGCTTGGGGGCAAACTGCAGATCCTTCAGAAAAGCCCGAGGCCAATTTGCTGACGCCCTATGATGCGATTTATACGCATTTGTACTATTTGCAGGCGGATCATTATGATGCGAGCATGGCGGCTAGGGCTTTTTATAAGCGGGGCGAGGCGGGCCAGGATTTGGCTTTAAAGCTCAAGCAGATTTGGGATGGAAAAGGCTTGCGGGTGTCTTTGAGTCGGATACCAGAGGACCCCATGTATAGGGATTCTGTGGGGCAGAAAAATGTCTATATTCCCTATCCGCAAGAATTGCCGGAGGTCTATTTGGAGCGGAATAAAATATCGGGCAAATGGCATTATTCGAGGGAGACGGAGCGGGCGATTCCGCAACTGCACAAGCAGGTTTATCCCTTTGGGAGTGATATTTTGCTCAGTGTTTTGCCACAGTTGGGGCAGCAGCGTTTTTTGGGCTTGGCGAGTTGGCAGTATTTGGGGATGTTGATTTTGATTGCCTTGAGTTTTATATTGCATGCCTTTATCTCGCGTTTGTTTAGGTGGACCATTCACTTTTTTGCGAATAGCCGTTTGGGCAAGGGGCATTTTGATGAGAAGCAAGTCATTCGAATGGCCAAGGTCTTGAGCTATCTTTTGGTTCTTTATATTGTCTATACCTTTGTGCCTGTATTGCAGTTGCCTATTGGCTTGAGTTTTTATCTGCTGTTGATGCTCAAGTTGACCAATACGGTCTTGTTTGCGGTTTTGGCCATGCGGACCCTGGCCTTTTTCCGTTCTTATTTGGAGTGGTTGACCAGTAGGACCAAGACCACAACAGATGAGTATCTATTGCCTATTTTCATACGCATTGTCAATGCCCTAATCATTGCTTCGGCCTTTATACATGCTTTAAGCGTTTGTGGGGTCAATGTAACGGCCCTATTGGCGGGGCTTTCTTTGGGTGGTTTGGCGGTGGCCCTAGCGGCCCAAGAAGCCTTGCGCAACCTCTTGGGCTCTATGATGATTTATGCGGATCGGCCCTTTCAGATTGGGGATTTTGTGACTGTGGGGACCGTAACGGGGACCGTGACCGATATTGGTTTTCGTTCTACGCGAATTAAAACCATGGACACCTCTGTGATTTCTGTGCCCAATGGTAACCTCATGAATGAGACCATCAATAACTTGGGGGAGCGGGAATTGCGCCGTTTTAATACGACAATTGGGGTAGCTTATCATACGCCTCCAGCCTTAATTGAGACCTTTATTCAGGGCTTGAGAAAACTGAATGAAGCGCATCCGCATACGGATAAGGAAACCTACTATATTCATTTGAATAATATGGGGGCCTCCTCCTTAGATGTCCTCTTTATGGTCTACTTCAAGACGAATGATTGGGGGCAGGAATTAGCTTGGAAAGAAGAGCTTATTTTTGCTATCTTGCGACTTGCAGAGGCCCTTGGGGTGCAGATTGCCTTCCCTTCTACCTCTGTTTATGTGGAAACTATGCCTGGGCAGGGTTCTGTGGTCCCTTCTTATGAGGAGGAGCTTCAAACTGCTCAAGCTCGACTGGACGAATTTATTCGCAACATGAAAACTAATAAATAA
- a CDS encoding ArnT family glycosyltransferase, whose protein sequence is MQPTAYKWAWPALALAYVLGLFMVTIMDVDSAQYASISQEMLQSGEWLQVHHKAKDYLDKPPLLFWSSALFYAIFGVSQWAFRLPSVLSSIMGFWATYQLGKELYNKQTGQLAALILASTQAWLMFNHDVRTDTLISNFSILAIWQLVKYVNGAQLKHLFWGFVAVGFAMMAKGPLGAVVPGAAIGCYLLGQKNWKMLFRWQWLLGAPIVLLVLAPMLYGLYLQFPDWEGIYFFFWKQSFGRITGENEWANDSGKFFFVHTFLWSFLPWSALAIWAMLRRLQEFWQGKKVELLTLGGFVLPFIALSFSRYKLPHYIFPMYGMMAVLVAHQLMNLAKSSKSWAWPLALGQSIVLHIAALAFLALLMGWVFPGAPIWLLALLILAALASFIPYFKFKQERPMQLVLPAVFAMAIVNVGLNAYVYQELLPYQSGSEAAQYLVQEDLADQEIGVYDFSQHSFDFYLGKVAKVFDSPKDVEKAAGQAEWIILIRGKSLAELDKAGIRYEKIKHFNHFHVTRLTAKFLNPASRAEQLQDVYLIKVSGVVG, encoded by the coding sequence ATGCAGCCTACAGCTTATAAATGGGCATGGCCCGCCTTGGCCTTAGCCTATGTTTTGGGGCTTTTTATGGTCACTATTATGGATGTGGATTCGGCCCAATATGCATCTATTAGTCAAGAGATGTTGCAATCGGGCGAATGGTTGCAAGTCCACCATAAGGCTAAGGATTATTTGGATAAACCACCACTTTTATTCTGGTCCTCGGCTTTGTTTTACGCCATCTTTGGCGTTTCTCAATGGGCTTTCCGCCTGCCCTCGGTCCTCTCTTCAATTATGGGCTTCTGGGCCACTTACCAACTCGGTAAGGAGCTCTACAATAAACAAACGGGCCAATTGGCCGCCCTGATTTTAGCCAGTACCCAAGCTTGGCTGATGTTTAATCATGATGTGCGCACCGATACCCTGATCTCTAACTTCTCTATCTTGGCGATCTGGCAGTTGGTCAAGTACGTAAATGGCGCCCAACTCAAACATTTGTTTTGGGGCTTTGTGGCCGTGGGCTTTGCCATGATGGCCAAAGGCCCATTGGGAGCAGTGGTCCCCGGCGCCGCTATTGGCTGCTATCTCCTGGGCCAAAAAAATTGGAAGATGCTCTTCCGCTGGCAGTGGCTGCTCGGCGCACCTATTGTTTTGCTGGTTTTAGCCCCTATGTTGTATGGACTCTATCTGCAGTTTCCCGATTGGGAGGGAATCTATTTCTTTTTCTGGAAACAAAGCTTTGGCCGTATCACTGGAGAAAATGAATGGGCCAATGATAGCGGAAAGTTCTTTTTTGTACACACTTTCTTATGGTCCTTTTTGCCTTGGTCTGCCCTCGCTATCTGGGCTATGCTCCGTCGCTTGCAAGAGTTTTGGCAGGGCAAAAAGGTGGAATTACTCACGCTTGGTGGCTTTGTGCTCCCCTTTATTGCTCTCTCTTTTTCTCGCTATAAGTTGCCGCACTATATTTTTCCCATGTATGGCATGATGGCCGTTTTGGTGGCTCATCAGTTAATGAATTTGGCCAAATCGAGCAAGTCTTGGGCTTGGCCGCTGGCTCTCGGCCAAAGTATTGTCCTACATATCGCAGCCCTAGCCTTTTTGGCCCTTTTGATGGGCTGGGTTTTCCCCGGCGCCCCTATTTGGTTGCTGGCCCTTCTTATTTTAGCCGCTTTAGCTAGCTTTATCCCCTACTTTAAATTTAAACAAGAGCGCCCTATGCAATTGGTCTTACCCGCCGTTTTTGCCATGGCTATCGTGAATGTAGGCCTAAATGCCTATGTCTATCAAGAGCTCTTACCCTATCAATCTGGCTCCGAAGCCGCTCAGTATTTAGTGCAAGAGGACCTGGCCGATCAAGAAATTGGCGTCTACGATTTCTCTCAACACTCTTTTGATTTCTACCTAGGCAAGGTGGCCAAGGTTTTCGATTCTCCCAAGGATGTCGAAAAGGCCGCAGGACAAGCCGAATGGATTATCCTCATCCGTGGAAAAAGCCTAGCCGAACTCGATAAAGCAGGCATTCGCTACGAGAAGATTAAGCATTTCAATCACTTCCACGTTACCCGACTAACCGCTAAGTTCCTCAACCCTGCTAGCCGAGCCGAACAATTGCAAGATGTCTATCTCATTAAAGTGAGTGGAGTAGTAGGTTAG
- a CDS encoding DHH family phosphoesterase yields MLAQMTHGEQLKELLQTPKNIVISGHVNPDADALGSTLALYHYLQTLGHRVQVIMPSELPQMLDFMPGFHLIWNYERKQKTSNATILQADILFSLDYSALDRLDSMESVWRNAKGYKVLIDHHMQPEDFAQSQLWRTTSSSTAELVYDYFAELGVLDQVPLMAFECLYVGILGDTGRFQHATNAHLFRIIADMTDRGLNSNYITNMMTNSFSEKKMRLFGHCISKMSFVEGLDVGYIALTQAEHQEFDIQRGDLEGVVNTILQIRRVKVAALITERKDRVKLSLRSKGDFSVQEVCKNHFNGGGHRNASGGMTRESLEETLARFKRLMNEDYASVLRTVD; encoded by the coding sequence ATGCTTGCCCAGATGACTCATGGCGAACAACTAAAAGAACTGCTACAGACGCCAAAAAACATCGTCATTAGTGGACATGTCAATCCAGATGCCGATGCTCTTGGTTCTACCTTGGCCCTTTACCACTACCTTCAAACCCTTGGGCATCGTGTTCAAGTGATTATGCCTAGTGAATTGCCGCAGATGTTAGACTTTATGCCAGGTTTTCATCTTATTTGGAACTATGAGCGTAAGCAGAAGACCAGCAATGCGACTATTCTGCAGGCGGACATTCTCTTTTCCTTAGACTATAGTGCCTTAGATCGTTTGGACAGCATGGAAAGCGTCTGGCGAAATGCCAAGGGCTACAAAGTATTGATTGACCATCATATGCAGCCAGAGGATTTTGCTCAAAGTCAGCTTTGGCGGACAACCTCTAGCTCTACGGCCGAGTTGGTCTATGACTACTTTGCAGAATTGGGGGTATTGGACCAAGTACCGCTTATGGCTTTCGAGTGTCTTTATGTGGGCATACTTGGGGATACGGGTCGTTTTCAGCATGCGACCAATGCTCATCTTTTCCGCATCATTGCGGATATGACGGATCGGGGCTTGAACAGCAACTACATTACGAATATGATGACCAATTCTTTTAGTGAGAAGAAGATGCGTCTTTTTGGTCATTGTATTAGTAAAATGTCTTTTGTAGAGGGGTTAGATGTGGGGTATATTGCTCTTACCCAGGCTGAGCATCAGGAATTTGATATTCAGAGAGGAGATTTAGAGGGGGTCGTGAATACTATTTTGCAAATTCGCAGAGTGAAGGTAGCTGCCCTGATTACAGAGAGAAAAGACCGGGTAAAATTATCTTTGCGTTCCAAGGGAGATTTCTCGGTTCAGGAGGTCTGCAAGAACCACTTTAATGGAGGGGGGCATCGGAATGCTTCTGGGGGGATGACTCGAGAGAGTTTAGAAGAAACATTAGCTCGCTTTAAACGCCTGATGAATGAAGACTATGCTTCGGTTTTGCGTACTGTTGATTAG
- a CDS encoding FKBP-type peptidyl-prolyl cis-trans isomerase, which yields MREREADSLFLPQEGDQLEINYSIWKGDSLLLSSAQQMQPVLVEMPSAKAHNLFTEALSLMAEGDSLEVLVLAEEAADILGPYAAEFGAKERVRFGYRLKTLKSKAQLEAEIQAERARVAERRAWILAELEIDSSLNQLAGKGREGLRFKKLKSSKGPKLQLGQLAQIQYICLLPNGEIIDDSFLSMRPIWVELGDLKMIRGWSLALQEFAEGEQGLIYLPAALAYGQLGNPPFVPPNSPLIFYIEVLTTK from the coding sequence ATGAGGGAAAGGGAGGCCGACTCGCTGTTTTTGCCTCAAGAGGGGGATCAATTAGAGATCAATTATAGTATTTGGAAGGGAGATAGTTTGCTTTTGAGTTCTGCCCAGCAAATGCAGCCTGTTTTGGTAGAAATGCCCTCGGCCAAGGCACATAATTTATTTACGGAGGCTTTGAGTTTAATGGCTGAAGGGGATAGTTTAGAGGTTTTGGTTTTGGCGGAAGAGGCAGCGGATATTTTGGGCCCTTATGCGGCTGAATTTGGGGCGAAAGAGCGGGTGCGATTTGGGTATCGGCTCAAAACGCTAAAAAGCAAGGCACAATTGGAGGCAGAGATTCAAGCGGAGCGGGCAAGGGTAGCAGAGCGGCGAGCTTGGATTTTGGCAGAATTGGAAATAGATAGCAGTCTGAATCAGTTAGCGGGAAAAGGGAGAGAAGGACTTCGGTTTAAGAAGCTAAAGTCTAGTAAAGGTCCAAAACTTCAGCTTGGGCAGCTGGCTCAAATCCAATATATTTGTCTCCTACCTAATGGAGAAATCATAGATGATAGTTTTTTGAGTATGCGTCCAATTTGGGTAGAATTAGGTGATCTCAAGATGATTCGGGGTTGGTCCTTGGCCCTACAAGAATTTGCAGAGGGGGAACAAGGGCTAATTTATTTGCCAGCAGCTTTAGCTTATGGGCAATTGGGGAATCCGCCTTTTGTGCCGCCTAATAGTCCACTCATATTTTATATAGAAGTACTGACCACTAAATAA
- a CDS encoding tetratricopeptide repeat protein, whose protein sequence is MMINFWKYSCMAFLFGLLMACSAERSAQQKIKELEKEVAASLEEQQNILVKDSLLGQLLFAYADYSQKFKEDPQTPIYLYKMGSYYYRMQNWKEASKHLEMVIDQFEESKAYPEALLLAASIYDSPHDRNNDRAGQLYEKYLKAFPNGEGRAKAEFFFKPAEEKMESRIGEMQKQLRSGPKGKLDRAMAHKLVLQYLHYTRTYPSSEFSPAYCFEGGKLASSIGESYDAIKLWKRIYEQYHDFHLYPQTLLQLALEYEQKMPIFMQQYQRRKEFRSKMHADFELEKLTGVDWTAEARKMYEEFLAKYPEHELRPQVEASLKFLGKDPNEVVQNFRMQVDSLRRLQQ, encoded by the coding sequence ATGATGATCAATTTTTGGAAATATAGCTGTATGGCCTTTCTCTTTGGGCTACTTATGGCTTGTTCGGCAGAGCGTTCGGCCCAGCAAAAGATTAAGGAATTGGAGAAAGAGGTAGCGGCTAGTTTAGAAGAGCAGCAAAATATTTTGGTCAAGGATAGTTTATTGGGCCAATTACTTTTTGCCTATGCGGATTATAGTCAAAAGTTTAAGGAAGACCCACAAACCCCAATTTATCTTTACAAAATGGGGAGTTATTATTATCGGATGCAAAACTGGAAAGAAGCCAGCAAGCACTTAGAGATGGTCATTGATCAATTTGAGGAGAGCAAGGCTTATCCAGAAGCCTTATTATTGGCGGCCTCCATATATGATAGTCCACATGATCGGAATAATGATCGGGCGGGACAGCTTTATGAAAAATACCTCAAGGCCTTTCCCAATGGAGAGGGGCGAGCTAAGGCAGAATTTTTCTTTAAGCCTGCGGAGGAAAAGATGGAATCGCGCATTGGGGAGATGCAAAAGCAGCTGCGTTCTGGTCCTAAGGGAAAATTGGATCGAGCCATGGCGCATAAGCTCGTTTTGCAATACCTGCATTATACACGGACCTACCCCAGCAGCGAATTTAGTCCAGCCTACTGCTTTGAAGGAGGCAAGTTGGCCTCTAGCATTGGGGAAAGTTATGATGCGATAAAGCTTTGGAAGCGAATTTATGAGCAATATCACGACTTTCACCTCTATCCTCAAACCCTTTTGCAGTTGGCCCTAGAGTATGAGCAAAAGATGCCCATTTTCATGCAGCAATATCAAAGAAGAAAAGAGTTTCGCTCTAAGATGCATGCTGATTTTGAGTTGGAGAAACTCACAGGGGTAGATTGGACCGCAGAAGCCCGCAAAATGTATGAAGAATTTTTGGCGAAATACCCAGAACATGAACTTCGTCCGCAGGTAGAAGCTTCGCTCAAGTTTTTGGGCAAAGACCCCAATGAGGTCGTTCAAAATTTCAGAATGCAGGTGGATAGCCTCAGAAGATTACAACAATAA
- the prmC gene encoding peptide chain release factor N(5)-glutamine methyltransferase: MKPEAAQKQLAQALQAIYEEREASTIARYIYEDCWRGKTLRETDYLAVENRLLAAEPWQYVVGTAEFYGYSFAVNSATLIPRPETEELLYWILQAEDKSAPLKVLDIGTGSGCIAISLAKRAPNWQVYALDYSAAALAVAQQNAQQLGANVQFMELDILEEQAWKQLTDFDLIISNPPYIAPSEAKDMAANVLDYEPHLALFTATEDRLVFYREIVRLCQGKALKEGGHLYFEANTFSAQEIAELMRPSLQEVELMADLEGRPRMLKGKK; this comes from the coding sequence ATGAAGCCAGAAGCCGCCCAAAAGCAATTGGCCCAAGCCCTGCAGGCCATTTATGAAGAACGAGAAGCAAGCACTATTGCTCGCTATATCTATGAAGATTGTTGGCGGGGCAAAACACTGAGGGAAACTGATTATTTGGCCGTAGAAAACCGGCTACTAGCCGCTGAGCCTTGGCAATATGTTGTGGGAACAGCCGAGTTTTATGGCTATTCTTTTGCCGTAAATTCCGCTACCCTTATTCCAAGGCCAGAAACGGAAGAGCTACTCTACTGGATTTTGCAAGCCGAGGATAAATCGGCTCCTCTTAAGGTGCTAGATATTGGAACGGGTTCGGGCTGTATTGCGATCAGTTTGGCCAAAAGAGCCCCCAATTGGCAAGTTTATGCCTTAGATTATAGCGCAGCGGCCCTAGCAGTAGCCCAGCAAAATGCGCAGCAGTTGGGGGCCAATGTTCAATTTATGGAGTTGGATATCTTGGAGGAGCAAGCTTGGAAACAGTTGACTGATTTTGATCTCATTATTAGTAATCCGCCTTATATCGCCCCTTCCGAGGCCAAGGATATGGCCGCCAATGTACTCGATTACGAGCCGCATTTGGCCCTTTTTACAGCAACCGAGGATCGGCTCGTCTTTTATCGAGAGATTGTTCGCCTTTGCCAGGGCAAAGCCCTAAAAGAAGGCGGCCATCTTTATTTTGAGGCCAATACCTTTTCGGCCCAAGAAATTGCTGAGCTCATGCGGCCTAGCCTGCAAGAGGTCGAGCTGATGGCTGACCTAGAAGGTCGTCCCCGTATGCTTAAGGGCAAAAAATAG
- a CDS encoding DUF5071 domain-containing protein, with product MSMYFFRPPFIPKDKHDDLAIDILAQTEPEIWLPFANELLEWLQDRNWPVAPLIAEILKEELPQLEKEIAHILQTEDGHWKYDLLMLFGPDWPCSWRQMLAPLVFRPSRLDWEAEVDQIASEIYFEPFDMEEVQGLSWRPMEEGHPLAEELQELFAAELLASSEDPINWPKWRARLQFELAPELGLDILVHYH from the coding sequence ATGAGCATGTATTTTTTTCGCCCGCCTTTTATCCCCAAGGATAAACATGATGATTTGGCCATAGATATTTTGGCCCAAACAGAGCCCGAAATTTGGCTGCCCTTTGCCAATGAATTGCTGGAGTGGTTGCAAGACCGCAACTGGCCCGTCGCCCCATTGATTGCTGAAATTCTAAAAGAGGAATTGCCCCAGCTAGAAAAAGAAATTGCCCATATTCTGCAGACAGAAGATGGGCATTGGAAATATGATCTTTTGATGCTTTTTGGGCCCGATTGGCCCTGCAGTTGGCGGCAAATGCTGGCCCCTTTGGTTTTTCGCCCCTCTCGGCTTGATTGGGAGGCGGAGGTGGACCAAATCGCTAGCGAAATCTATTTTGAGCCCTTCGATATGGAAGAGGTTCAGGGCCTCAGTTGGCGCCCTATGGAAGAGGGCCATCCCCTAGCCGAAGAATTACAAGAGCTCTTCGCCGCTGAGCTTTTAGCAAGCTCAGAAGACCCTATTAACTGGCCCAAATGGCGGGCTCGCCTACAGTTTGAGCTGGCTCCAGAACTCGGCTTAGATATTCTGGTGCATTATCACTAG
- a CDS encoding translation initiation factor, whose translation MAKKKKLNFYSTDPDFEWNDEPLEEELLPPQQQRLRVQIDRKKRGGKEVTLVTGFVGPEEELKALGKKLKSSCGVGGSAKDGEIIVQGKQADKVLELLKNWGYSQTKRSGGN comes from the coding sequence ATGGCAAAGAAGAAAAAACTCAATTTTTATTCGACTGATCCCGATTTTGAATGGAATGATGAGCCCTTAGAGGAGGAGTTGTTGCCTCCACAGCAGCAGCGTTTGCGGGTGCAAATTGACCGCAAGAAAAGAGGGGGGAAAGAGGTCACCTTGGTTACGGGTTTTGTGGGTCCAGAAGAGGAGCTCAAAGCTTTGGGCAAGAAGTTGAAATCTAGTTGTGGCGTGGGTGGAAGTGCCAAGGATGGGGAAATCATCGTGCAGGGAAAACAGGCCGATAAGGTGTTGGAATTGCTAAAAAACTGGGGCTATAGCCAGACGAAGCGTTCGGGCGGAAACTAG
- the hscB gene encoding Fe-S protein assembly co-chaperone HscB, with protein MDYFEFYELPRQFDLDEKALKRKYLQMSKRFHPDFHSLSSEKEQEEALEKSTLNNKAYKVLKAFDSRLRYILELHGLLQEGQNAALPQAFLMEMMEINEAIMELQFDFDAQAYQTILEEIQAFEKKLKENIEQAIQAYDLAQSKDSQLLEPVLDYHYKRKYLARIKENLKKIEEMG; from the coding sequence ATGGATTACTTTGAGTTTTATGAACTGCCTCGGCAATTTGATTTGGATGAAAAAGCCCTCAAGCGCAAATATTTGCAGATGAGCAAACGCTTTCATCCCGATTTTCATAGCCTAAGTAGCGAGAAAGAACAAGAAGAGGCCCTAGAAAAGTCTACGCTCAACAATAAAGCTTATAAGGTCCTCAAAGCATTTGATAGCCGCCTGCGCTATATCTTAGAATTGCATGGACTTTTGCAGGAAGGGCAAAATGCGGCCCTTCCGCAAGCTTTTTTGATGGAGATGATGGAGATCAATGAAGCCATCATGGAACTGCAATTTGATTTCGATGCCCAAGCTTACCAAACTATTTTGGAGGAAATTCAGGCTTTCGAAAAAAAATTAAAAGAAAATATCGAACAGGCAATTCAAGCCTATGATTTGGCTCAATCTAAAGATAGTCAATTACTTGAGCCTGTTTTAGACTACCACTACAAACGCAAGTATTTGGCCCGCATCAAAGAAAATTTGAAAAAAATAGAGGAAATGGGCTAA